GCCATAAAGAGATTGAGCGCGTTATCCAGATTTTAAGCCGCCGCACCAAGAACAACCCCGCCCTTATCGGCGAGCCGGGCGTGGGCAAGACCGCTATCGTGGAGGGGCTGGCGCAGCAAATCGTGGCCGGTCTCGTGCCGGAAACGCTGGAAGACAAGCGCCTCATCGCCCTGGACATGGGCTCGCTGGTGGCCGGCACCAAGTACCGCGGCGAGTTTGAAGAGCGGCTCAAGAAAATTATTGAAGAAATCAAGACCGCCGGCAACTGCATTATATTTATCGATGAATTTCACACCATGGTGGGCGCCGGCGCCGCTGAGGGCGCCGTGGATGCCGCCAATATCCTTAAGCCTTCCCTGGGTAGGGGCGAGCTGCAATGCATCGGCGCTACCACCCTGGATGACTTCCGCAAGTACGTGGAGCGGGATGCGGGTTTGGAACGCCGTTTCCAGCCGGTGCTGGTGGAAGAGCCTTCCGTGGACGAGACCCTGCTCATTCTCCGCGGTATCCGGGAAAGATATGAAGAGCACCACCACCTGCGCATCTCCGATGAAGCCTTAAGCGCGGCGGCCTCGCTGGCGGCCCGCTATATCCCGGACCGCTTCCTGCCGGACAAGGCCATAGACCTGGTTGATGAAGCGGCCTCCCGCGTGCGCATCCGCCACAGCACCATGCCCATTTCCCTGAAACAGAGCAAGGAAAAACAGGACATACTGCGCCGGGACAAGGACGCCGCTCTGGCCAACCAGCAGTATGATTACGCCGCGGAGCTCCGCGAGCAGGAGCTCCAGAATGAAGACAAGATAAAACAGCTGGAAACCGAATGGAAGAGCGAGCAGGAGTTGGAAGACGTTCTCGTTAAGAAAGAGGACATCGCCGAAGTGGTCAGCATGTGGACCGGCGTGCCGATGGTCCAGCTCGCCGACGATGAGGCGAGCCGGCTCCTTAACATGGAAGAGTCCCTGCACAAGCGCATCGTCGGCCAGGAAGAGGCCGTTAAAGCCATTTCCCGCGCCGTACGCCGCGCGCGTTCCGGCATTAAAGATTTGAAGAGACCCATGGGCGTGTTCCTCTTCCTCGGGCCTACCGGCGTCGGCAAGACGGAGATGGCCAAGACCCTGGCCGAGTACATGTTCGGCAACGAGGACGCCCTGATCCGCATAGACATGTCCGAGTTCATGGAGAAATTCGCCGTTTCCCGCCTGGTAGGCGCGCCCCCCGGCTATGTCGGCTATGATGAGGGCGGCCAGCTGACCGAGGCAGTCCGGCGCAAGTCTTACAGCTGCATCCTGCTGGATGAAATAGAAAAAGCCCACCCGGACGTATTTAACCTGCTTTTGCAGATTTTCGATGACGGCCATTTAACGGACGCCAAGGGCCGCCGCGTGGACTTCCGCAACAGCATTATCATTATGACCAGTAACTTCGGCGCGGTGGAAATCCGCCGCGGTTCGCTCGGTTTCGCCCAGCATAACGACGAAACCAAGTCGCGGGAGCACTCTTACGAGAAGATGCGGGACGACCTCCTTAACAAGCTCAAGGACAGCCGCGAAAGCTATTTCCGCCCCGAGTTCCTCAACCGTATCGATGATATTATCGTGTTCCACACTCTCACCGAACAGCAGATACGCTCTATCGTGGATATGATGCTGGGCAACGTCAGCAAGCAGCTGGCGGAAAAAGAAATCAAGCTCCAGGTAACCACTGCCGCCAAGGACTTCCTGGGCAAAGAGGGTTACAAGGAAGAGTACGGCGCCCGCCAGTTGCGCCGCGTTATCCAGAACAAAGTGGAAGACAAGCTCTCGGAGGCGGTGCTCAGGGGCGGCCTCAAGACTTTCAAGAGAGTGTACGAGCTTAAAGCCACCGTGAAGAACACCGCTATCCTGGATGCCGTGCTCAAGGCGGTTAAAACCATCCCGGATAAGCGAGCGGCGGAAAAAGAAGATGACAAGTTCCGCGTGGTGCCGGAAATCCTTCAGGCGGAAGCCTCCGGCGATGAGTTGAGCGTTTACGCCTCGGAAAGCACCAAGTATGATGTGGAAAAGATTATCAAAGAGCTGCTGGAAGAGGCCAGGCAGGATCAACCCAAGAAGAGGATTAAGATAGATAAAGAGTACAGCATCACGGAAGACGCCTTCGTGACCGAGGTTGTGGTTGACATTAACGATGAGGAAATCGTTATCGATTCCCGTGAAAACTTATCTTTGCCCCAGTTGCCCGTGGTCGCCGGGGTGGACTAAAGCATAAATTTCCTAGAGTGACTTAAAAACCGACTTCTAGTATAATAGGGCGGTGGCAGTGAAAACTCCACCGCCTTTGTTATTTGTTGAGTGTACCGGGAAAGGGGGACCATAAATTGGCCAGGGAAACGGTTGAAGTTCCTATCACGGGCAAGATTATCAGCGTGGAGGTAAAACCCGGCGATAAAATCAAAGAGGGTGACGTGCTTTGCGTGCTGGAGTCCATGAAAATGGAAAACCCCATCATCGCGCCGGTGGACGGCACGGTGACCCAGGTTGGCATTCAGGTGGACCAGGTGGTCAAGCCCGGTGAAATGATTGCCGTTATAGAATATTAATAGATTTCGCTTGCCTCGCCGTGAAGATAAAATTCCGGCGGGGCATCGTTGTATATCGGGGCAGACAGGGGAGGGCATAAAACATGGAATGGTCTTTCGGCCTGACGATGACGGTGGCGGGGATGGGCGTAACCTTCATCACCCTGTACCTGCTCACGCTCCTTATCCGCCTGCTTAATAAACTGTTCCCCTTTAAGAACGAAGAGGAGAAAAAGAGCCGGACTTAATGGACGCGTTGCTGGATGCCTTAAGCAGCCTGGGGCAGGGCTTTACCCATTTGACCTGGCAGGGTGGCATCATGATCGGCATCGGCTGCCTGCTGCTTTACCTCGGCATCGGCCGGAAAATAGAGCCCCTGCTGCTGGTGCCTATCGGCTTCGGGGTAATCCTGGGCAACCTGCCGCTGGCCAACCTCTCCGCGCAGGACGAGGGCGGCGTTATCAACCTGCTCTATGTCTCCGGCATCCTTACCGAGCTTTTCCCGGTGCTGCTGTTCGTGGGGCTGGGGGCGATGATAGATTTCGGGCCGCTGCTGGCCAACCCGGTGGTGCTCATCTTCGGGGCGGCGGGGCAATTCGGCATCTTTATCACGCTGTTGCTGGCGCTCGCGCTGGGCTTCGCCAAACAGGAGGCGGTATCGATTGCCGTTATCGGCGCCTGTGACGGCCCCACCGCTATCTACGTTACCTCCAGGTTCGCCCGCGACCTCCTGCCGGCGGTATCTATCGCCGCTTACTCCTACATGGCGCTGGTGCCCATTATCCAGCCGCCGATTATGCGGGCGCTGACCACTAAAAAGGAACGCGCCACGCTGATGCCTACCGGGGAGAAGCAGGTATCGCAGAAAGTGAAAATCCTCTTCCCCATCATCGCCGGCATCGTCACTATCCTGATAGCCCCCATGGGCGCGCCCCTGATGGGCATGCTCATGCTGGGCAACCTGCTCAAAGAGAGCGGCGTGGTCAACCGCCTGGTGGATGTAGCGCAGAACACCATCGCCAACATGGTCACGCTTTTGCTGGGGCTGTGCATCGGGGCGTCCATGCTGGGCGGCAACTTCCTCAAGTGGGACACGATTCTGGTCTTTCTGCTGGGCTTCCTGGCGATATCCCTGGACACGGTCACCGGCGTCCTGCTCGGCAAGCTGATGCGCGTCATCAGCAAAGGTAAAATCAACCCGCTTTTGGGCGCGGCCGGCACCTCCGCTTTCCCCATGTCCGCCCGGGTGGTGCAGCGGGAGGGCCAGAAAGCCAACCCCCGCAGCTTCCTCCTCTGGCACGCCGTGGGGGCCAATACGGGCGGCCAGATAGGTAGCGTCATGGCCGCCGCCGTCATGCTGGCGGTAATGAGCGGGCTGGGGATTGGGCCGTTATAAAAACTCCCCTGACCCCTCTTTACGAAAGAGGGGCAATCTGTCGTCTCCCTTTCGTAAAGGGAGATTGAGAGAGGGATTTTGTTCACCGGGCATAGTGCCGCTGGGATAGGGTTCGCCCCCCCTGACCCCTCTTTACGAAAGAGGGGCAATCTGTCGTCTCCCTTTCGTAAAGGGAGATTGAGAGAGGGATTTTGTTCACCGGGTATAGTGCCGCTGGGATAGGGTTCGCCCCCCCTGACCCCTCTTTACGAAAGAGGGGCAATCTGTCGTCTCCCTTTCGTAAAGGGAGATTGAGAGAGGGATTTTAGTAAAACCATCCCGATGCAAGCTTGCCGCCGTGACAACCATCTATTGTAAATCATCTATTTCCAGGATAAACTGATAACTGTCTACTGTTAACTGTAAACCGCCTCCTGCTATACATAAAGCAAAAAACAAATGCCCGGATTTTGAAGCTGATTTAACATAAACAAAAAAACAATTAATCGTAGCTGATTACGTACGGAAAATAATAAAAAAATTAAAAAAACAATTAACAACAGCTTTTACTTTTAACCTGTAGTTTTGTGCCGGTTTCTTACCTCGTGCGGCGCCCTGTATCAACGATGGGGACTCGGGAAGCTTGGCGTGCTTCTCCTCCCCCTCCCTTGCCTTCCGCCCCCAAAAATACTAAACTCAACCTATGAGCAAGTCCTCCGGCAAGGTCGTTTTCGTCTGCAAGGAGTGCGGCAAGGAAAGCTTTAAGTGGCTCGGGCGCTGCCCGGACTGCAATACCTGGAACAGCTTTAGTGAGATGACCGTCAAGGCGGAGCCGGCTTTAGCCCGTCCCTCCGGCCCGCCCTCTTTGCCCCGGGAGCTTTCACAGGTAGAGATAGAGAGCGCCGACCGCTCCCCTTTACCCCTCGCGGAGTTCAACCGCGTGCTGGGCGGCGGCCTGGTGGCCGGGTCGCTGGTCCTGATTAGCGGCGACCCCGGTATCGGCAAGTCCACCCTTCTATTGCAGGCGGCGGCCTCTATGGCGGGCGAT
The genomic region above belongs to Dehalococcoidales bacterium and contains:
- a CDS encoding ATP-dependent Clp protease ATP-binding subunit, encoding MASRFEKFSERARRVLTIAQEEARNLNHSYIGTEHILLGLVREEEGVAAKVLTNLGIGLGKVRSAVEFIIGRGEKPGSGETGLTPRAKKVIELAIDEARQMGHNYIGTEHLLLGLLREGEGVASSVLDSFGITLERARSEVTHILSQSTPKARMTRSSSKTPALDQLGTDLTEAARKKKLDPIIGRHKEIERVIQILSRRTKNNPALIGEPGVGKTAIVEGLAQQIVAGLVPETLEDKRLIALDMGSLVAGTKYRGEFEERLKKIIEEIKTAGNCIIFIDEFHTMVGAGAAEGAVDAANILKPSLGRGELQCIGATTLDDFRKYVERDAGLERRFQPVLVEEPSVDETLLILRGIRERYEEHHHLRISDEALSAAASLAARYIPDRFLPDKAIDLVDEAASRVRIRHSTMPISLKQSKEKQDILRRDKDAALANQQYDYAAELREQELQNEDKIKQLETEWKSEQELEDVLVKKEDIAEVVSMWTGVPMVQLADDEASRLLNMEESLHKRIVGQEEAVKAISRAVRRARSGIKDLKRPMGVFLFLGPTGVGKTEMAKTLAEYMFGNEDALIRIDMSEFMEKFAVSRLVGAPPGYVGYDEGGQLTEAVRRKSYSCILLDEIEKAHPDVFNLLLQIFDDGHLTDAKGRRVDFRNSIIIMTSNFGAVEIRRGSLGFAQHNDETKSREHSYEKMRDDLLNKLKDSRESYFRPEFLNRIDDIIVFHTLTEQQIRSIVDMMLGNVSKQLAEKEIKLQVTTAAKDFLGKEGYKEEYGARQLRRVIQNKVEDKLSEAVLRGGLKTFKRVYELKATVKNTAILDAVLKAVKTIPDKRAAEKEDDKFRVVPEILQAEASGDELSVYASESTKYDVEKIIKELLEEARQDQPKKRIKIDKEYSITEDAFVTEVVVDINDEEIVIDSRENLSLPQLPVVAGVD
- a CDS encoding biotin/lipoyl-containing protein encodes the protein MARETVEVPITGKIISVEVKPGDKIKEGDVLCVLESMKMENPIIAPVDGTVTQVGIQVDQVVKPGEMIAVIEY
- a CDS encoding OadG-related small transporter subunit — translated: MEWSFGLTMTVAGMGVTFITLYLLTLLIRLLNKLFPFKNEEEKKSRT
- a CDS encoding sodium ion-translocating decarboxylase subunit beta, which translates into the protein MDALLDALSSLGQGFTHLTWQGGIMIGIGCLLLYLGIGRKIEPLLLVPIGFGVILGNLPLANLSAQDEGGVINLLYVSGILTELFPVLLFVGLGAMIDFGPLLANPVVLIFGAAGQFGIFITLLLALALGFAKQEAVSIAVIGACDGPTAIYVTSRFARDLLPAVSIAAYSYMALVPIIQPPIMRALTTKKERATLMPTGEKQVSQKVKILFPIIAGIVTILIAPMGAPLMGMLMLGNLLKESGVVNRLVDVAQNTIANMVTLLLGLCIGASMLGGNFLKWDTILVFLLGFLAISLDTVTGVLLGKLMRVISKGKINPLLGAAGTSAFPMSARVVQREGQKANPRSFLLWHAVGANTGGQIGSVMAAAVMLAVMSGLGIGPL